ACCATTAACATGAATACATTAATAAAGATTCCAAAAGTCCAAATGGGTGGGTCTGGGCCTATTCTAACAGTTTTGGGTTGGGGCTGTACCCGAATGAATTTGCCCATCCTTTGGACCTCGGCGCGCCAGTCTAAAATATGCTTAACAGTATTGTGATATTTTGCTTAATTAGAGCTTGAGTTGattccatatatatttttttattatgaagTGAATTATGTTATGCTTTAACCTTAATTACATGGGTGTTACATTTTATCTTCTGCTACGTGCAGGAAGATGAAATGAAAAAGGGGGAACTGGAAGCAGACAAAGATAGAATGATGCGGGAGTACAGGGCTCAACTCGATGCTGAAAGGGCCAAAAAACTTGCTCATGGAAGAAACCACTCTAGTAGCAAGTCTAATCACAAAAGGGGTATGTCTGCAAAAACTTCGGTTATGAAACTCTTATCCTGTGATGGTGTCATCTTTATGCTCTTAGGGCCCTTGCTAATAGCAAGATGCATCCTTGCAGATAGAAAGGACAGAGAGATAAAGAAAAGTATCAGCAAAAGGAGAAAGGTGCCTGCAAATCTCTTaacattttattctttttgagtCAACTGTTCGTtctattcttttgtttttccttcttttccccCTTGTGATGGTTGCATTAATGTTTTGTGGTAGAATTTTTGTTACATAATCTGGGTAAAATTTAATTTCAGGATGAATGTGTGCCTATCTATTTTAACATTCTTACAATGTAAATCTTCAAGATATCTTACCACATTATTAGGTAAACAATTCTCGTGCACAAAATTCCCGCAGTGGATAGGGTCTGGGGCGGGCGAGATGTACGCATACCTTATTCTCACTTAATATGTTGAGAgactgtttctaggaattgaacaagAGGTAACATTTGGCCTCTTGGTAGcgcccttgcaactctaccaccgAGTCACATTACGAATTGAAAAGAAATATTACTTGatttcttgtgttttttgtttgaTAGTCCTAAGACTCCTTGAGCGCATTTTAAATTGTTTAGTGTGCAAAacaatgtttttcttttttctatttaattattttttatatattctcTTCTTGGGTTGGAGCtatgaaatatttttgtttgaatacaAACTTGAAGCATCGCTGTTTAAAATGACTGTTGTAGAGTTCAAAGCGTAGATCCTCTGATTCTAGCTCTTCGAGTTCATCCTTGGAGTCTTCAAGCAGTGatgatggagagagagagttaaAACGATCAAAATCAAGGTCAAAGAgaacaaagaaggaaaagaagcaCCGTTCTAGAAGGAAGGACCCTAGCAGTGATGGTGAAAAGGCTGACGGGCCAGTTCCACTTTCAAGATTCTTTGGGAGTTCGAAGACTTAAAAAACTTTCCTGGTGGAAATTGTTGTGAGTACTTGTTCTCCTTTCCGAGGACAGGAAACTGAAGGTTGTCTATTTTTTCTCTGCTTTTtatttggttttaatttttctgAATAATattctccataggtgagctaaCATTGATGTTTAGTTTGTCGTAAATTTCCCCAGACTTCCCGGTACCGGTAGTATGATGCATCGTACCTCATTGACTGTGAGGAATGCATTGAAACGAATCTAAGTAGCCATTGGATTTTAGTTGAACAGTAAATTTATGATTATGTCTTGTTATATTCCCTCCAGTTCTTAGACCAAAGGTTCTTACAGATTCTGTGTGTTAGTGTTGGTGTTTGCCGGGTTTGAATTGCAAAAAATCCCAGTTTTTATATTGAGACGTTTGTTACTCTTCTCAAAGAGCTGATGTTTCATACTATTATATTAACTTCATGATGATGTTGCACGTACCTTCAGAGATCCAGCCCAAGGTCTGATGCGTAAACCCTAATACCATAGTTGCCTAAAAAAGGCGTAAGAATAAAGCATTATGGTTATCAACACGTCTCATATTCATGTTATTTTCATGTTCACTGGTGAACACAAAATGATTTATCAGAAGTTTGCTCAATTGGCTTACAAAGGCAGCAGTTGAAATGAAACAAGCCCAGACACACACCACATGAAATTATATTGTTTCCATTCCTAAATTCTTCACATAACCAAATCAATTCAAGAATCACCCTTTTCCGGATGAATTCTATACACAGTGGAATCAGTTACAGACATCAATAGAAGAAGCCAATTGCATTAATGCCATGACGAATGAAGCAGCAAAACTCATCACAGGTGCTGATACTCGGGGTTAAATGCAAGGGCCTCCCGGTAAATCAGCTCCTTCATCTGTTCCTCGGTCAAGGCATGCTGTTCGAAGTCAAAGCTGAACGGAGTCATGCACACGGGTTCATCACTGATGTCATGCAGTGATGTTAGGTAGGGATGAGCAAGTGCGTCTTCAACTGAAACATTTCGACATCAAGAGAAGTTAATATCAGATGGGGGCTGCCAGAAACCAAGGAAACAAATGCCAAGCATGTGGGTTAATTTGGGGTGGGGGTGCTTTGAAGTTTACAAAGAACCTGAAGTGTCAGTGGAATTTAACAAAAAACGCTGAACCAAAAAGGGACAACGACATTTTGCCCAGATGATGATCTACAACAAACTAGACACCATTGCTTCAATTCTCTCATTCACAAAGCATGGAAAATTGGGAATGCACATTTATTTTGACAAGTACGCTCAACAATATATGGCCACCCTAGGGCTCCCCAAGCAAATATATGAGATAAACCTATTTGAAGAACCGTGGAATGCCTGATGTAGATACAATTTTTAAGTTCTCACACGCTTATATCAACATTGACTTGAATCACAAGCAGTTGGCAGGAAACCATTTGTTTTGTCTTGAATCAGAACATCCATCACATATAACTACGCTCAATCTCAATTGGCCGTCAGCTTGTACCTTGTTGgacatatgaaaatatttttcccgACCTTTTATATCTAAATAGCCCAGGCATATAACGTAGAAGAATGGTGTACCGCAGGATGGCAAATAAATCTGAAAGTAATTGAGAGAGAAATATATGCATAGAAATAAGGGCTGCGTGAATATGCACAtgatattcaaaaaataaactcaCCAGTAATCCGCAGTCTAGGATCAAATGTTAACATCTTTTCAACAAGATCAACAGCGGATGGGTGGACATTGGGAAACTTTTCAGTTAGCGACTGTCGACGATACAGAGGAAGTTGTCGAAAATACTTTTTCGCATTGTCATTCAAAAACCCTAACTCTGCCTCTGATGGAGTGCCAATCAGCTGCAAGTTCTAGTTCATTAATCAtactgacatatatatatatctcaataTATTGCGAACATAACATGAAGTATGGAGGCAGAAAGAAAACTCATATGCTACATGGAAAGATGTAGAATCACACACATTTGACACAAGCATAATCACATGACAGTGTGACACTATCCAACAACTCAGAGTGATATGATACGTCTATAGCCTATAGGATTAAGAATACTTCATTGAACGAGCATTCACATGGCTTTTATATGTCAATCATAAGAACAGGACCATTTGCACCAGGGATATCCAGTAACTAAAATGCTAAAGAAGAGTTTTTGAAAGACCGCTATTTGAGAATCCTCAACCCTTGAGCTTGACATTTCTTGATGGAACATTTAATTCCATATTTAGAATAGGTAAATTTGCAACTTCAGCTCAATCAAGGTTGAAAATCAAGGTTTGTAGGAATTCTAGTTTGACATAATCCAAATCACTCATAAAATAACTCCAAAGCACTATTAAAATGAAaactaaaaattgaaattacctccatAAGTAGACGTAACTGGTGTACATGATCTCTTCCTGGAAAGAGAGGCTTCCGATCCATCAACTCCATGAAAATACAACCCACCGACCAAACATCAATAGCTGCAGTATAATCTGAGGAGTTCAATAGCAGCTCTGGTGCCCGGTACCATCTTGTAACAACATATTCTGTCATAAAATCGCTTTCTGATGTAACACGTGCCAGTCCAAAGTCACATATCTTTAAATCACAATTGGCATTCAGGAGAAGATTGCTAGGCTTTAGGTCTCTGTGCAAAACATTTGCTGAATGGATGTATTTCAGGCCACGGAGAATCTGATACAGAAAATACTGCACATCATAAATGATAAGAAGAGTTAGATGGCAGTGCTGTGCTACGGAAATTATAGAACAGATAGCAGGATCCAAAATACAAGAACATAATAATTGGTCAAACAATTGGCACTACCATGCGTTAATATCTAAGGGAACACTAAAAACATGAACtaatatgaaaagaaaaaaagcagaAAACTGCAGCAAACAAATCGAAGATAAAATGTCAGAAATTTGTCTAGGATGGTTTAAGATCCTAAAATGCAGAGAAGTCAGAGTAGCAGtgcaaaaaattgagaaaatttaAAGAACAATATACTGAAAAGGGAAGGAGGCCAAAAACACTTTGATCAAGCGATAAGCAATGACATAGCTCCATAAAATTAGCAGAGAACGTAACATTAGATTAGTAGGAGAAGGAAAATCCAGTATATGTCCATGCAGAAATACGAAAGGTTTCCAAGAGTGGAAATTCCTTGATAGATAGAATTTGCTAGTCATTAATGCAATCATCATCTTGTCTTCATAAAGAGGAAAATGGCAGCAGAACTGAGTTCTGAACAGATGTTTCCTGTGGCCATCTTCTCTAAAGGATCAATTCTCCTCTATCTTTGCCTCAGCCAGAAACACAGAGGCAGAGTTTTGTAACTACATTCTtaccaacaaatattattattattattattttgaatggaaaagaattttattgaaCAGGCACCAAGATGGTGCACTGAAATTACAATGAGGTCAAATAAATGGCCTCAAGTAACAAGTCAAGAATGGGAGCACCAAAGTTTTAAAGTAGCACAGGCATTGTCAaaaattctaagaattctgACAGGCACATTTTTATATACTCTTGAATGTTAGGTTCACAAGGGGAACCATGGATACTGAGTATTGACTCTTAACATTTTTTACCAAGGTCCTAGACACTACCTAGAGGCATATCCCTCCCCAGGACCTATCATACAAGGAGTCTTCAAAATACCCCGCCATACCCATGTCGACATGACATGGGTATGGGAATGGGATCCTCCCAAAAAAATTTGGGCGTTTCGTTCGTTCTTCTTATGATTCGACTCTTTAAATGTGAAAACTCAATTAGAGAGACAATTTTATGTCTGTCCTAATTCTTCCATAAATAGCAGTtagtatatattcattaattGCATAAGAAAACTCTTTAAGTTATTAGTTGATAAGATTACTAGACTTCATTTGATAAAAAATGTATCAACAATAAGAAAATCATTACAAATTACATTGAACATaacataatattaatatttttatataataatcCTAACACTTATTAAGATGACGTACCCACGTACCCGCATCCTAGTTTTGGAATGAGAGAATCAGCTAGTGTGGACATGGAAGTACCTACGGGGCGTAATTATTTTTTCCCCGAATGAAAAAGAGCCAGATGAAAGATTTTTATAAAGCCATCTTCAATAACATGGGTGGAAGAAGGCTTTTCCCAGAAGCAAGTCTGGAAAACCAAGTCTCCAGTTAAGTTGTCTTCTTTGTTAGGGAAAGCGCTTGGGAGCGAATTCTTAACATTGATAATCTCCAAAAAGAGGGTTCGATTTCACAAATTAATGCATTTATATAAAACAAGTGTGGAGGTGGTCGAACATCTCCTTCTCCACTTTTCAAGGGCTAACAAGCTAAGAAAGATTGAGGCAAGGACCTTCTTGAGGATTCACAACCAAAAAGATAGGAAATTGATGTCCTCCATCCCTCATGCCAATTTCTGGATACTTTGGAAAGCAAGGTACTTGGGGAGAATTTCAAGGGAAGGAGAGTAGTTTGAATGATGTGAATGACAGATAGTTTTTTTACACCGTGCACATGTCTTAGTAATAAAAGCTCCTTTGATGTAGACATGATTTCTCATACTTGGGAGGACCCCCTAGGAACCttttcaattcatttttttttccctttttcaaaACATCTGTTGTCCTCAAATCACCAAATATTATGATGTTAGAAGAAGCAGACTTGGGAAACCAGGTGATACAGTTCATTATAAGGTATACTGGTATAGTGGAGCGGTGTTGAGTTGACGTTCTTACCTTGCTTTGCCTAGGATAACCTCATTATTAGGTAAAAGTTGCAAGTTGAAAGTTCTCAAAAGTGAGGCCTGATATTAGAACCATTGACAGACTTTTAGTTTCTCctaatttgttattattttgtccATTACAATACGACTGCTTTTATTAAATTGCTAGAAGAGTAAAGATCTAACATTGCTTTGAAAAAGAGTAAAGATCTAAGATGCTTTTAATCTTTGAAAGAGGGAAAGCCAACGGTACCAGAAAAGAACGCAAATCTTAAAATCTCTACCTGGCAGTGCTCCTCTGATAATCCTTGATTAGAACGAATTATCTGATGCAGATCAGTGTCCATTAGCTCATATGCAATATAAACATCATTAAATGATTCTCTCTGAGATGGTGGAATTATATCCCTGATTGCAACAACCTGCATTATGAAGGAAATTGAcattattaaaaagaaaacttCAATAGTGCCACAGAATTATCTTGGTGTTCTATTTCTCAtttttaaattgtgataaagaAGGTAAAAGTGTAGTAGCATTAACAGCCATGCATGAAGCCTAGGGACAAAAAGCAAGGATGGTGCGTAACGTAGAAAGACTTAGTGGAGATCTCTCGCTAAAAAATTGAGCTCAATGACAATGTCCGTAAAATTGATTTGACAagtaaaaaacagaaaaactgAATGGTTACTAATGTTTATAACCAGCatcatttgttattgtggtAAATTCAAAATAGTCACGACAACAAAATGGCAATTATCATCGTAATAGCCCAATGATATGAACAAGATTCTTATTAAATCGGTATCATTTAAAAATTCACTGGCTACTAGAAAGATGGCTGTGTAAAAACACAGTGAATATTATAGCTGTTCTTACACCTCTGGACGCAAGAGCCATAAAGAGAAATAGAGGATGTACCTGTGCCGACAAATTACAAACTTCACAGGTCTAGACAGCTCAGACAGGGCATAGAAAAGCCCTACAAAATTCTTAACTCAAACAAGCTTTCTAACAGAAACCTAAAGCTTTGCAACATGaatctcaatattatttatgGCTGCTTTCACTCATGTTGGAAATAAACTTAAAAGAGTAATGTTCCACTTTCCTTCTTGGCTATTTCGGTtcctctcaaatctcaatgcTACATAATACCACGTGAAACAAAAAAACTAGTTAAGTTGCATATTTCCAAACGTATAAGCAAATAAAACAGATTTTACATCAGCCAATGCCATTTTTGCATGAAAGGGTAACTTTGCtttctatctagtgctccttcTAAATAATTATGGATAATTATGCAAGATTATTTAAGTTTAGCAGAACCTTACATTCCAAGACCAAAATGCATCCAGAAACAGTATTATTTCCTCAAAATCAAATGGAAAACAAAACTCATAATTAAAACATCACTCACTGACGTTTTCATGATCCATATGCCGAAGCAACTTGATTTCACGAAGAGTCCTCTTCGCATCGATTTTGTTGTCAAATGCATTTGCTATCTTCTTTATTGCCACATGCTCATTCGTCTCCGAATTCAAGGCAGAACTAGCACAATCAAAACAACcacaaaagagagaaatgacTCAAAAAAACCTCCCAAATACTTCaacagataaaaataaaatcccaaGAAATATATTCAAGACAGAATCGAACTCGCTATTAAACATAAATCCTCAAAGTCCTACCAAGAAATAACATTTTCCCCGAAAACCTAGAAATAGCGCCACCAGAGATACGAAAACGAACAAAAATACTAGAAAAATCCcccaaaataaagataaaataaagtaaataaagTGAAAATCCAAGAATTTATTAGTAGGCATCATTTAATTTACGTTTACGTTTACGTTTTCGTTTTAAATGCAGAGAGAGATTGGATATAAGTACCAAACGATACCGTAAGCGCCCTTGCCGATAGGCATGATAGGGGGCTTGTATTTAGCAGTGACCTCGAATATGTTCCCGAAGATGTTATACTGTATGAACCTCCCTCCGTGGCTCAGCGTCGCCGGAATGTTTTCGATGCCTACCCCCATCGCCGGCTGCTGTTGATGTTGCTGCGGTGGCTGCGTCACCTCCGCCATCTCTGTGTCCGGCGGCTGACCCTCCATTGTTGGTTTTGGAGTTCTATTTTTGGTCAACAGATCTAAAGATGTAGTCCTCTGTGTTGCCCTGTCGTGTTGTGCAGGAGCTCTGAGGGTGTCAGATACTGACCACTTTCTCTCGGATCTCTCTActttaatatttgtttaattaaagctattcataatatatttatttacaaCGCCTTTTGCTTTTGGTgtgtttaatttaataaaaagagATTAAAGgcctaacaaaaataattaaaactagttttaacttttaactagATATTTTTATTATGAGAAATGATTGACACCCCCAATACGAAAAGTGATCAAAAGACCATCAATGAATGTGTAATGTTAGGTGTTAAGTGGATACATATgtattttttaatcaataattattttaaaatcacATAGATTTGAAAGTATTTTAGGATCACATTTTTAAGAGTCTTTTATTATTTAGTTGTAGATTACTATTTTGATTACATTTAATAATGGGTGGCTAGTAAATTTTTTACAACAGATTCTGTTGTAATGGCTCTAAAGTcattataaaatttatttttttaaaaaaaacttattaatGTATTTTGATTGAGTTTGGGAGactaacaatattttttttgtcccaaacaaaaataaaattgaatatgaaaaaaacataaaaattgtgaaccgttgaatataaatccGAAACATTCTATATCtatcttgtgatgaatttgatttatgttgtggacaaaaaaaaaaatatgtcattGAACTCGTAACAcgatcaaat
This genomic window from Tripterygium wilfordii isolate XIE 37 chromosome 9, ASM1340144v1, whole genome shotgun sequence contains:
- the LOC120004953 gene encoding protein FAM133-like — protein: MGKNQAYKAMQRSRLGSSSAGPEEIEDGMVDGSFHSPEWHAARLASLKTTHTVTWEEFKKKQKEDEMKKGELEADKDRMMREYRAQLDAERAKKLAHGRNHSSSKSNHKRDRKDREIKKSISKRRKSSKRRSSDSSSSSSSLESSSSDDGERELKRSKSRSKRTKKEKKHRSRRKDPSSDGEKADGPVPLSRFFGSSKT
- the LOC120004952 gene encoding mitogen-activated protein kinase homolog MMK1; protein product: MEGQPPDTEMAEVTQPPQQHQQQPAMGVGIENIPATLSHGGRFIQYNIFGNIFEVTAKYKPPIMPIGKGAYGIVCSALNSETNEHVAIKKIANAFDNKIDAKRTLREIKLLRHMDHENVVAIRDIIPPSQRESFNDVYIAYELMDTDLHQIIRSNQGLSEEHCQYFLYQILRGLKYIHSANVLHRDLKPSNLLLNANCDLKICDFGLARVTSESDFMTEYVVTRWYRAPELLLNSSDYTAAIDVWSVGCIFMELMDRKPLFPGRDHVHQLRLLMELIGTPSEAELGFLNDNAKKYFRQLPLYRRQSLTEKFPNVHPSAVDLVEKMLTFDPRLRITVEDALAHPYLTSLHDISDEPVCMTPFSFDFEQHALTEEQMKELIYREALAFNPEYQHL